One Tolypothrix sp. NIES-4075 genomic region harbors:
- a CDS encoding DUF1348 family protein, which produces MNNSENPRLPLPPFDNESAIQKVRIAEDAWNTRNPELVSLAYTSDS; this is translated from the coding sequence ATGAACAACTCCGAAAATCCTCGACTACCCCTGCCGCCTTTCGATAATGAATCCGCTATCCAAAAAGTCCGAATCGCAGAGGATGCTTGGAACACACGCAACCCTGAACTAGTATCACTTGCTTACACGTCGGATAGCAA